The following coding sequences lie in one Sinorhizobium fredii USDA 257 genomic window:
- a CDS encoding PQQ-dependent sugar dehydrogenase, protein MKTGFPRNSVIFILVSVLLAGCGSVSAQRTGAIAGTGGYGPNPTLPKPRPTLIPTIRIAEAKGWPGGATPKPAKGLKVNAFASGLDHPRWLHVLPNGDVLVAESNAPEKKDSGFSLRKLVMDAAMKRAGAATKSANRITLLRDTDGDGVADLRRTFLAGLNSPFGMTLSNGRLYVANTDALVAFPYRSGRTRITARPEKVVDLPAGDLNHHWTKDVIASADGRKLYVTVGSNSNVGENGMAAERNRAAVLEVDRASRRTRVFASGLRNPNGLSWNPESGELWVAVNERDEIGDDLVPDYMTSVRAGGFYGWPYSYFGQNVDERVKPQRPDLVARAIKPDYALGSHTASLGLTFSKGASLGPGYRNGAFVGQHGSWNRSVYSGYKVVFVPFRNGEPNGPPRDVLTGFIGRDNKAMGRPVGVAIDRTGALLVADDVGNIIWRVSRRGK, encoded by the coding sequence ATGAAGACCGGCTTCCCGCGTAATTCAGTCATTTTCATCCTCGTAAGCGTGCTCCTTGCCGGCTGCGGCAGCGTCTCCGCGCAACGGACGGGCGCAATTGCCGGGACGGGCGGCTACGGCCCGAACCCCACGCTGCCGAAGCCGAGACCGACGCTGATCCCGACCATCAGGATTGCCGAGGCGAAGGGCTGGCCGGGAGGTGCGACGCCGAAGCCGGCGAAGGGGCTGAAGGTGAATGCCTTTGCATCCGGCCTCGACCACCCGCGCTGGCTGCATGTGTTGCCGAACGGCGACGTACTGGTCGCCGAAAGCAATGCCCCGGAAAAGAAGGATAGCGGCTTCAGCCTTCGCAAGCTGGTGATGGACGCCGCGATGAAGCGCGCCGGTGCCGCGACGAAGAGCGCCAATCGCATCACCCTGCTGCGCGACACGGATGGCGACGGCGTCGCCGACCTGCGCCGTACATTTCTCGCGGGACTGAATTCGCCCTTCGGCATGACGCTGTCGAACGGCAGACTTTACGTTGCCAACACCGATGCGCTGGTCGCCTTCCCCTATAGGAGCGGCCGGACCCGGATCACCGCAAGACCGGAGAAAGTCGTCGATCTGCCTGCGGGAGATCTGAACCACCATTGGACCAAGGACGTCATTGCCAGCGCCGACGGTCGCAAGCTCTACGTTACGGTGGGCTCCAACAGCAATGTCGGGGAGAACGGCATGGCGGCGGAGAGAAACCGCGCAGCCGTGCTCGAGGTCGATCGGGCAAGCCGTCGCACCCGGGTCTTCGCCTCGGGGCTGCGCAACCCGAACGGCCTTTCCTGGAACCCTGAAAGCGGCGAGCTCTGGGTGGCCGTCAACGAGCGGGACGAGATTGGTGACGATCTCGTCCCTGACTACATGACCTCCGTCCGCGCCGGCGGTTTCTACGGCTGGCCCTACAGCTATTTCGGCCAGAACGTCGATGAACGTGTCAAGCCGCAGCGTCCCGACCTCGTCGCACGGGCGATCAAACCCGATTACGCGCTCGGTTCGCACACCGCCTCGCTGGGGCTGACATTCTCCAAGGGCGCCTCACTGGGCCCGGGCTATCGCAACGGCGCTTTCGTGGGCCAGCACGGCTCCTGGAACCGAAGCGTCTACAGCGGTTACAAGGTCGTCTTCGTCCCCTTCCGCAATGGCGAACCCAACGGGCCGCCAAGAGACGTCCTCACCGGCTTTATCGGCCGTGACAACAAGGCCATGGGCCGGCCGGTCGGCGTAGCAATCGACAGGACGGGTGCCCTGCTCGTTGCCGACGACGTCGGCAACATCATCTGGCGGGTTAGCCGCCGCGGGAAATGA
- a CDS encoding TRAP transporter substrate-binding protein: MKQGTRTRGKTSRRQFLSGAAMAGAAAVAAPSVVKAQGPTNMRWQSTWPSKDIFHEFALDFAKKVNDMTGGDLKIEVLPAGAVVPAFGLLDAVSQGTLDGGHGVVAYHYGKQSALALWGSGPGFAMDANMLLAWHKYGGGKDLLAKLYESIGANVVSFLYGPMPTQPLGWFKKPVAKAEDIQGLKFRTVGISIDVFTGLGAAVNALPGGEIVAALDRGLLDAAEFNNASSDRVLGFPDVSKICMLQSYHQNAEQFEILFHKARYDQLPEQMKAIISNAAEAASQDMHWKAIDRYSRDYVAMQTSDQVKFYKTPEAILKRQLEVYDEVVKKKAAENPLFKEVIQSQIAFAERATRWEQDTVVGRRLAFDHYFGKDGVAKSL; the protein is encoded by the coding sequence ATGAAGCAAGGAACCCGGACCCGGGGGAAAACGTCGCGTCGCCAATTCCTGAGCGGCGCTGCCATGGCGGGCGCAGCGGCAGTCGCGGCGCCGAGCGTCGTCAAGGCGCAAGGGCCGACCAACATGCGCTGGCAAAGCACCTGGCCATCGAAGGATATCTTTCACGAATTCGCGCTCGACTTCGCCAAGAAGGTGAACGATATGACGGGCGGCGACCTCAAGATCGAGGTGCTGCCGGCGGGCGCAGTCGTGCCGGCCTTCGGTCTGCTCGATGCGGTGTCTCAAGGGACGCTCGACGGCGGCCACGGCGTCGTCGCCTACCACTACGGCAAGCAGTCGGCGCTGGCGCTCTGGGGCTCGGGGCCTGGCTTCGCCATGGACGCCAACATGCTGCTCGCCTGGCACAAATACGGCGGCGGCAAGGATCTGCTTGCCAAGCTCTATGAATCGATCGGCGCCAATGTCGTTTCGTTCCTCTACGGGCCGATGCCGACACAGCCGCTCGGCTGGTTCAAGAAGCCGGTTGCCAAGGCCGAGGACATCCAGGGCCTCAAATTCCGTACGGTCGGCATTTCGATCGACGTCTTCACCGGGCTCGGCGCGGCCGTCAACGCCTTGCCGGGCGGCGAGATCGTCGCCGCACTCGATCGCGGGCTGCTCGACGCGGCGGAGTTCAACAATGCCTCGTCCGACCGGGTGCTCGGTTTCCCGGACGTATCGAAGATCTGCATGCTGCAGAGCTATCATCAGAATGCCGAGCAGTTCGAGATCCTGTTCCACAAGGCGCGATACGACCAGTTGCCGGAGCAGATGAAGGCGATCATCTCCAACGCGGCGGAGGCCGCCTCCCAGGACATGCATTGGAAGGCGATCGACCGCTACTCGCGGGACTATGTGGCGATGCAGACCTCCGACCAGGTGAAGTTCTACAAGACGCCGGAAGCGATCCTCAAGAGACAGCTGGAGGTCTACGACGAGGTGGTGAAGAAGAAGGCGGCGGAAAACCCGCTGTTCAAGGAGGTCATCCAGTCCCAGATCGCCTTTGCCGAGCGTGCGACTCGTTGGGAACAGGATACCGTCGTCGGCCGGCGGCTGGCGTTCGACCACTATTTCGGAAAGGACGGAGTGGCGAAGTCGCTCTGA
- a CDS encoding HAD family hydrolase translates to MYFMALATDYDGTLAEYGAVRPETLEALKRLKETGRKLLLVTGRELPDLKRVFSHLDLFDKVVVENGALLYSPDTEEEKPVAPAPPPEFVERLRQKGVDNISVGRSIVATWEPHQAAALEAINELGLELEIIFNKGAVMILPTGVNKATGLKAALKEMQFSFLNVVAVGDAENDHALLRMCGCGAAVANALPALKDTADFVLDGARGEGVEELIAKIIERDYASCANARHQVPVGEDQNGPVAIGPPDVLLIAGSSGIGKSTLATALSERLRERRFQFCVFDPEGDYEDLEGAVTVGNGSTTPTDSQVLEILANPDDNVVVSALGFELKERPSFFAKLMPGLSALRARTGRPHWLIVDEAHHLMPASRDSASLALSDDISGTIMITVHPDAVSPRALASVTAVVALGPKAREVIETFCDAVGEAPPLGLDQLPEDDEVLFWRRAPGAPVQRIRAEKPKQVRKRHTRKYAEGHLGEDASFYFRGPANKMNLRAHNLIIFLQIAEGIDDETWEHHLRAGDYSKWFSERIGDPDLAEEAAGIEEDRSLSPAESRKRLADAVRRRYTAPASEKD, encoded by the coding sequence ATGTATTTCATGGCCCTTGCGACGGACTACGATGGCACTCTGGCCGAATACGGTGCGGTTCGGCCGGAGACGCTGGAAGCTCTGAAAAGATTGAAGGAAACGGGCCGCAAGCTGCTGCTCGTCACCGGGCGCGAGCTCCCGGACCTAAAGCGGGTCTTCTCCCATCTGGATCTGTTCGACAAGGTGGTGGTCGAGAATGGCGCCTTGCTCTATTCGCCCGATACCGAAGAGGAGAAGCCGGTCGCACCGGCGCCGCCACCGGAATTCGTCGAACGTCTGCGGCAGAAGGGGGTCGACAACATATCGGTCGGGCGCTCGATCGTCGCCACCTGGGAGCCGCACCAGGCCGCAGCTCTGGAAGCGATCAATGAACTCGGCCTCGAACTTGAGATTATCTTCAACAAGGGCGCGGTGATGATACTTCCAACCGGCGTCAACAAGGCGACGGGGCTGAAGGCGGCGCTGAAGGAGATGCAGTTCTCCTTCCTTAATGTCGTGGCCGTTGGCGATGCGGAGAACGACCACGCGCTGCTCAGAATGTGCGGCTGCGGCGCGGCGGTCGCGAACGCCCTGCCGGCACTCAAGGATACTGCCGATTTTGTGCTGGATGGCGCGCGGGGCGAGGGCGTCGAGGAACTGATCGCCAAGATCATCGAGCGCGATTATGCCTCATGTGCCAATGCGCGCCACCAGGTTCCGGTCGGCGAGGACCAGAACGGGCCGGTGGCGATCGGACCGCCTGATGTCTTGCTGATCGCCGGAAGCTCCGGCATCGGCAAATCGACATTGGCAACGGCTCTTTCGGAGCGTTTGCGCGAGCGGCGCTTCCAGTTCTGCGTTTTCGACCCGGAAGGCGACTACGAGGATCTCGAAGGCGCCGTGACCGTGGGCAACGGTTCGACCACGCCGACGGACAGTCAGGTGCTCGAAATCCTCGCCAATCCGGACGACAACGTCGTGGTCAGTGCGCTTGGCTTCGAACTCAAGGAGCGGCCGTCCTTCTTCGCCAAGCTGATGCCGGGCCTGTCGGCGCTTCGCGCCCGGACCGGCAGACCCCACTGGCTGATCGTCGACGAGGCCCATCACCTCATGCCGGCGTCCCGCGACAGTGCGTCGCTGGCACTTTCGGACGACATCTCGGGAACGATCATGATCACGGTGCATCCGGACGCGGTCTCGCCAAGGGCGCTGGCGTCGGTGACGGCGGTGGTCGCCCTCGGTCCCAAGGCGCGCGAGGTGATCGAGACCTTTTGCGACGCCGTCGGCGAGGCGCCGCCTTTGGGCCTCGATCAACTCCCCGAAGACGACGAGGTGCTTTTCTGGCGGCGCGCGCCGGGCGCGCCGGTTCAGCGCATCCGAGCGGAAAAGCCGAAGCAGGTCCGAAAGCGCCATACGCGGAAATATGCCGAAGGTCATCTCGGCGAGGACGCGAGCTTCTATTTCCGCGGCCCGGCGAACAAGATGAACCTGCGCGCCCACAATCTGATCATCTTCCTGCAGATTGCCGAGGGGATCGACGACGAGACCTGGGAGCACCATCTGCGGGCCGGCGACTATTCGAAATGGTTCAGCGAGCGCATCGGCGATCCCGACTTGGCTGAGGAGGCCGCAGGGATCGAAGAGGATCGCTCCCTTTCGCCCGCCGAGAGCCGGAAAAGGCTCGCCGACGCCGTCCGCCGCCGCTACACCGCGCCGGCGTCCGAGAAGGACTGA
- a CDS encoding glutathione S-transferase family protein, which yields MKLYQGMGPNSYRVRIFLKEKDLEVPMVEVDFAKGEHRAPEFLKLNSLGQIPVLELDDGTVITESVAICRYFEETHPEPPLFGSDAVSRAKVEMWNRRAELVIFATIGNVAVHSDAFFKDRLTQFPAFAETERQAVPKKWAWLDRELADGRPFLAGDSFSIADITAGVCGWLGEVFGMEIPHSLQNVQRWNERVRTRPSWNA from the coding sequence ATGAAGCTCTATCAGGGCATGGGACCGAACTCCTATCGGGTGCGCATCTTCCTGAAAGAAAAGGACCTCGAAGTGCCGATGGTGGAGGTCGACTTCGCCAAGGGCGAGCACAGGGCGCCGGAATTCCTCAAACTCAATTCGCTCGGCCAGATTCCGGTGCTGGAGCTCGACGACGGCACGGTCATTACCGAAAGCGTCGCGATCTGCCGCTATTTCGAGGAGACCCACCCGGAGCCGCCGCTTTTCGGATCGGACGCCGTCAGCCGCGCCAAGGTAGAGATGTGGAACAGACGGGCGGAACTGGTAATCTTCGCCACGATCGGCAATGTCGCGGTCCACTCCGATGCCTTCTTCAAGGATCGCCTGACGCAGTTTCCGGCCTTCGCCGAGACCGAGCGGCAGGCGGTGCCGAAGAAGTGGGCCTGGCTCGACCGCGAGCTCGCCGACGGGCGGCCATTCCTCGCCGGCGACAGCTTCTCGATCGCCGACATTACCGCCGGCGTGTGCGGCTGGTTGGGCGAGGTCTTCGGCATGGAAATCCCGCACTCGCTTCAGAACGTGCAGCGCTGGAACGAGCGTGTGAGGACCCGGCCGAGCTGGAACGCCTGA
- a CDS encoding TRAP transporter large permease — MSDPFLGLTMLCLIVVVIMMGFPTAFTLMGLGMLFGFYAFYNPTEHWIDNRVFDLMVQRTYGAMTNDVLISIPLFVLMGYVMERGALVDKMFYSVQLSFRRVPASLAVTTLIICTFWGIASGLVGAVVVLMGVIAMNPMLRAGYDVKLASGVITAGGTLGILIPPSVMIIVYAAVAGQSVVKLYAATMFPGFFLAFLYLAYVLGWAALNPKIAPALPEEQTRVPVPGWMRRFEALYSRNMLVGLLAALVSPRRALAIEMEEGRLTYWKLIKNAGAAFVPFLLTACTLALVWWYVVIHPEGAEAEAPEGLEELGAPSADAGPTAVDGPATGFYLWFGLAAVAMLILLVRYYRNMTAERLQVVKLLASSVMPLAILTILVLAVILFGITTATESAAVGSAGAFLLALQAGTLNWKRTKEAVFLTAKTTAMVCWLFVGSALFSAVFAILGGQALVEQWVLALDLTPLQFMILSQAIIFVLGWPLEWTEIIIIFVPIFLPMLRHFDIDPIVWGVLVFVNLQAAFLSPPVAMSAYYLKGVSPPHVTLKQIFAGMMPYMLIVILCMVIMYIWPGMTLWLPNYLYD, encoded by the coding sequence GTGAGCGACCCTTTTCTCGGGCTGACAATGCTGTGTCTTATCGTGGTCGTCATCATGATGGGTTTCCCGACGGCCTTTACGCTGATGGGACTCGGCATGCTGTTCGGTTTCTACGCCTTCTACAACCCGACCGAGCACTGGATCGACAATCGCGTCTTCGACCTGATGGTCCAGCGCACCTACGGCGCCATGACCAACGACGTGCTGATCTCCATCCCGCTCTTCGTGCTGATGGGCTACGTGATGGAGCGCGGCGCGCTCGTCGACAAGATGTTCTACAGCGTCCAGCTCTCCTTCCGGCGCGTGCCGGCATCGCTTGCGGTGACGACGCTTATCATCTGCACCTTCTGGGGCATCGCGAGCGGTCTGGTCGGCGCGGTGGTGGTGCTGATGGGGGTGATCGCCATGAACCCCATGTTGCGCGCCGGCTACGACGTGAAGCTCGCCTCCGGTGTCATCACCGCGGGCGGCACGCTCGGCATCCTGATTCCGCCCTCGGTGATGATCATCGTCTATGCGGCGGTCGCCGGGCAATCGGTCGTCAAACTCTATGCCGCGACGATGTTCCCGGGCTTCTTCCTGGCTTTTCTCTATCTTGCCTATGTTCTTGGCTGGGCGGCGCTCAACCCGAAGATTGCGCCGGCCCTGCCTGAGGAACAGACGCGGGTTCCGGTACCCGGCTGGATGAGGCGCTTCGAGGCGCTCTATTCGCGCAACATGTTGGTCGGGCTTCTTGCCGCCCTGGTCTCGCCGCGGCGGGCACTGGCGATCGAGATGGAGGAAGGGCGGCTTACTTATTGGAAGCTCATTAAGAACGCGGGCGCGGCGTTCGTCCCCTTTCTGTTGACGGCGTGCACGCTGGCGCTCGTTTGGTGGTATGTGGTCATCCATCCTGAGGGGGCTGAAGCCGAAGCGCCCGAGGGTCTGGAGGAACTCGGAGCACCTTCGGCAGATGCCGGGCCGACGGCCGTCGACGGCCCGGCTACGGGCTTTTACCTGTGGTTCGGGCTGGCGGCGGTGGCCATGCTGATCCTGCTCGTCCGCTATTACCGCAACATGACTGCGGAGCGGCTCCAGGTCGTGAAGCTTCTGGCTTCCTCGGTCATGCCGCTCGCCATCCTCACCATCCTCGTGCTTGCCGTCATCCTCTTCGGCATCACAACCGCGACGGAATCCGCCGCGGTCGGGTCGGCGGGGGCGTTTTTGCTCGCGTTGCAGGCCGGAACGCTCAACTGGAAGCGAACCAAGGAAGCGGTGTTCCTGACGGCGAAGACAACGGCGATGGTCTGCTGGCTCTTCGTCGGCTCGGCGCTCTTTTCTGCCGTCTTCGCGATCCTCGGTGGCCAGGCGCTGGTCGAGCAATGGGTGCTTGCCCTCGATCTCACGCCGCTGCAGTTCATGATCCTGTCGCAGGCGATCATCTTCGTCCTGGGCTGGCCGCTCGAATGGACGGAAATCATCATCATCTTCGTACCGATCTTCCTGCCGATGCTCAGGCACTTCGACATCGATCCGATCGTCTGGGGCGTTCTCGTCTTCGTCAACCTCCAGGCGGCCTTCCTGTCGCCGCCGGTCGCGATGTCCGCCTACTATCTCAAGGGCGTTTCCCCGCCGCACGTCACGCTGAAGCAGATTTTCGCGGGCATGATGCCCTACATGCTGATCGTCATCCTCTGCATGGTCATCATGTATATCTGGCCTGGCATGACGCTGTGGCTGCCGAACTATCTCTATGATTAG
- a CDS encoding TRAP transporter small permease subunit: protein MDVQRFLIRIDEISVWVGKAAAWLIIGLMMLVCVEVFKRYLLNAPTAWIFDASNMLYGTLFMLAGAYALAQNAHVRGDFVYSSLRPRTQAGLDLLLYVLFFLPGIAALIYAGYAYAALSWRIGEHSTVTAEGPPIYYFKTVIPIAGVLVMLQGLAEIGRCVVCLRTGEWPQRLKDVEELDVVAEQLAHSEHIDAATREAAIERAQEIERAARQRGMGGEAEP, encoded by the coding sequence GTGGACGTTCAGCGTTTTCTGATCAGGATCGACGAGATCAGCGTTTGGGTCGGCAAGGCCGCCGCATGGCTGATCATCGGGCTGATGATGCTCGTCTGCGTGGAGGTGTTCAAGCGCTACCTCCTGAACGCGCCGACCGCCTGGATCTTCGACGCCAGCAACATGCTGTACGGCACGCTGTTCATGCTGGCCGGCGCCTATGCGCTGGCGCAGAACGCCCACGTGCGCGGTGATTTCGTCTATAGCTCGCTCAGGCCCCGCACACAGGCCGGGCTCGATCTGCTGCTATATGTCTTGTTCTTCCTGCCGGGCATCGCCGCCCTCATCTATGCCGGCTACGCCTATGCAGCGTTGTCCTGGCGGATCGGCGAACACTCGACCGTTACGGCGGAAGGGCCGCCGATCTACTACTTCAAAACCGTTATTCCGATCGCCGGCGTGCTCGTGATGCTGCAGGGGCTCGCGGAGATCGGCCGCTGTGTCGTCTGTCTCAGAACGGGGGAGTGGCCACAGCGGCTTAAGGACGTCGAGGAGCTTGACGTCGTTGCCGAACAGCTTGCGCATAGTGAACACATCGACGCTGCAACGCGTGAAGCGGCCATCGAGCGCGCCCAGGAGATCGAAAGGGCGGCGCGGCAGCGCGGGATGGGGGGAGAGGCTGAACCGTGA
- a CDS encoding tetratricopeptide repeat protein, translated as MRRLAAILDADVVGYSRLMGLDEAGTFKALKACRSTLILPTIAAHRGRIVKQTGDGLLAEFASVVDAVGCAMAVQEMMLQYNQKVDVQRLELRIGIHLGDIIVEDDDIHGDGVTVATRLQEIASPGGICVSQQVHDQVASKLDFPAIDFGKRKLSDMHRPIRIWRWQPGEAPEPAPAAPPPDERPVPDNKRPSIAVLPFTNLSSVGEQEHFSDGFTEELIATLARCRWLRVVARNSSFTYKGKSVDVRKVAEDLGVKYVIEGSVRRSGDRIRITAQLLSGESGMLLWAERYDRTLDDIFVLQDEIAGQITGTVEPELGMIEFAALRGHTAADMDAWNIYLKGLWHLYKFNLDDLKIARQLFERAVALEPNFAQANARLAYVHIQLGWYGPLEERAERIGDATRLAERAIALDSREPAAHLALGRALALGGEPARGIDHLRNALRLDASFAQGHFALGQALCYVEHPEEGIAAINEAFRLSPRDPHLWTFHNMLAIAHYQSGRLAEAAAAARASLRQENVTFWPAMVLAAALGAEGASVEAREAVAALLCRRPDMTIEKARAEFYFGNVPAMSVDFIDRFVNDLHRAGLPE; from the coding sequence ATGAGGCGGCTGGCAGCCATCCTGGATGCAGATGTCGTCGGTTACAGCCGTTTGATGGGGCTCGACGAGGCTGGGACCTTCAAAGCGCTGAAGGCCTGTCGCAGCACGCTGATCCTCCCGACGATCGCCGCGCATAGAGGTCGGATCGTTAAGCAGACGGGAGACGGATTGCTGGCGGAGTTCGCGAGCGTTGTGGACGCCGTCGGCTGCGCGATGGCGGTTCAGGAGATGATGCTGCAGTACAACCAAAAGGTCGACGTCCAGCGTTTGGAATTGCGTATCGGCATCCACCTTGGCGATATCATCGTCGAGGACGACGACATTCATGGCGACGGCGTCACCGTCGCAACGCGCCTCCAGGAAATTGCTTCGCCCGGAGGAATTTGCGTTTCACAGCAGGTCCATGATCAGGTCGCGTCCAAACTTGATTTCCCGGCCATCGACTTCGGCAAGCGGAAACTCAGCGACATGCACCGTCCCATTCGCATCTGGCGGTGGCAGCCGGGTGAAGCGCCTGAGCCCGCCCCAGCCGCACCGCCACCGGATGAACGGCCGGTACCGGACAACAAGCGCCCCTCGATCGCCGTCCTGCCTTTCACCAACCTCTCGAGCGTCGGCGAGCAGGAGCATTTTTCGGATGGCTTTACGGAAGAACTGATCGCCACGCTGGCCCGCTGCCGCTGGCTGCGGGTCGTCGCCCGCAATTCGTCCTTTACCTACAAGGGCAAGTCCGTCGACGTCAGGAAGGTGGCCGAGGACCTCGGCGTCAAATACGTCATCGAGGGCAGCGTTCGCCGGTCCGGAGACCGCATCCGCATCACCGCCCAATTGCTGAGCGGCGAAAGCGGCATGCTGCTCTGGGCGGAGCGCTATGACCGGACGCTCGACGACATTTTCGTCCTCCAGGACGAGATTGCGGGCCAGATCACCGGCACCGTCGAGCCGGAACTCGGGATGATCGAGTTCGCGGCGCTGCGCGGACATACCGCCGCCGACATGGATGCCTGGAACATCTACCTGAAGGGCCTCTGGCACCTTTACAAGTTCAACCTCGACGACCTGAAGATTGCCAGGCAGCTCTTCGAGCGTGCCGTCGCCCTCGAGCCCAATTTCGCCCAGGCCAATGCGCGGCTCGCCTATGTCCATATCCAGCTTGGCTGGTATGGGCCGCTGGAGGAACGGGCCGAGCGGATCGGCGATGCCACCCGGCTCGCCGAGCGGGCAATCGCCCTCGACAGCCGCGAGCCCGCAGCGCATCTGGCGCTCGGCCGGGCACTGGCGCTCGGCGGTGAGCCGGCGCGCGGCATCGACCATCTGCGCAACGCGCTCCGGCTCGACGCGAGCTTCGCCCAGGGCCATTTCGCCCTCGGCCAGGCGCTATGCTATGTCGAACATCCGGAGGAAGGCATCGCCGCGATCAACGAGGCATTCCGGTTGAGCCCGCGCGATCCGCATCTCTGGACCTTCCACAACATGCTGGCGATCGCCCATTACCAATCGGGCCGGCTGGCGGAAGCAGCCGCCGCCGCCCGCGCCTCACTGCGCCAGGAAAACGTCACCTTCTGGCCGGCCATGGTGCTGGCAGCCGCCCTCGGCGCCGAGGGAGCAAGCGTCGAAGCGCGTGAAGCGGTCGCCGCCCTTCTTTGCCGCCGTCCGGACATGACAATAGAAAAGGCGCGCGCCGAATTCTATTTCGGCAACGTGCCGGCCATGTCGGTGGACTTCATCGATCGTTTCGTAAACGATCTGCACCGCGCCGGTCTGCCGGAATGA
- the ftsZ gene encoding cell division protein FtsZ, with protein MTEYKKPIITEMRPKITVIGVGGGGGNAINNMITEDLQGVDFIAANTDAQALAMSKAARRIQLGAAITEGLGAGSLPDIGNAAAQESIDEIMDHLGGTHMCFVTAGMGGGTGTGAAPVIAEAARRAGILTVAVVTKPFSFEGKRRMQTAELGIERLRESADTVIVIPNQNLFRIADAKTTFADAFMIADRVLYSGVSCITDLIVKEGLMNLDFADVKTVMKGMGRAMMGTGEAAGEGRAMMAAEAAIANPLLDEVSMRGARGVLVSISGGMDMTLFEVDEAATRIREEVYDEADIVVGAIFDRTLDGTFRVSVVATGLDSGRGTEAAAPEAMNGQAGATTPTRTLQ; from the coding sequence ATGACAGAGTACAAGAAGCCGATCATCACCGAGATGCGCCCAAAAATCACTGTCATCGGCGTCGGTGGCGGCGGCGGCAATGCGATCAACAACATGATCACCGAAGACCTGCAGGGCGTGGACTTCATCGCCGCCAATACGGATGCGCAGGCGCTGGCCATGTCGAAGGCGGCGCGGCGGATCCAGCTCGGCGCGGCCATTACCGAAGGTCTCGGCGCCGGTTCGCTGCCGGATATCGGCAATGCGGCCGCACAGGAATCGATCGACGAAATCATGGATCATCTCGGCGGCACGCATATGTGCTTCGTCACCGCCGGCATGGGCGGCGGCACCGGCACCGGGGCAGCGCCGGTCATCGCCGAGGCGGCGCGGCGGGCCGGCATCCTGACGGTCGCGGTCGTCACCAAGCCCTTCAGCTTCGAGGGCAAGCGGCGCATGCAGACGGCGGAGTTGGGCATCGAGCGGCTGCGCGAAAGCGCCGACACGGTGATCGTCATCCCCAACCAGAACCTTTTCCGCATCGCCGATGCCAAGACCACCTTTGCCGATGCCTTCATGATCGCCGACCGGGTGCTCTATTCCGGCGTCAGCTGCATCACCGATCTCATCGTCAAGGAAGGCCTGATGAACCTCGACTTTGCCGACGTGAAGACGGTGATGAAGGGCATGGGCCGCGCCATGATGGGCACCGGCGAGGCGGCCGGCGAGGGCCGGGCGATGATGGCGGCGGAGGCGGCGATCGCCAACCCGCTGCTCGACGAGGTCTCGATGCGCGGTGCCAGGGGCGTGCTGGTCTCGATCTCCGGCGGCATGGACATGACGCTTTTCGAGGTGGACGAGGCGGCAACCCGTATCCGCGAGGAAGTCTACGACGAGGCCGACATCGTCGTCGGCGCGATCTTCGACCGCACCCTGGACGGCACGTTCCGCGTCTCGGTCGTTGCAACCGGCCTTGACAGTGGCCGCGGCACCGAGGCTGCGGCGCCCGAGGCGATGAACGGTCAGGCGGGAGCTACCACGCCGACTCGCACGCTGCAGTAG